In one Brassica oleracea var. oleracea cultivar TO1000 chromosome C9, BOL, whole genome shotgun sequence genomic region, the following are encoded:
- the LOC106319055 gene encoding RAN GTPase-activating protein 2: MADTLDSRPHTFSIKLWPPSLPTRQALIERMTNNLSSKTIFTDKFGSLTKDQAMENAKRIEDVAFSTANLQFEREPDGDGGSAVQLYAKECSKMILEVLKKGPVCKAEQVSSASPCKETVFDISKDKRAFIEAEEAEELLKPLKEPGNVYTKICFSNRSFGLGAARVAEPILASLKDQLKVVDLSDFVAGRPEVEALEVMNIFSSALDGSVLSSLNLSDNALGEKGVRAFGTLLKSLSSLEELYLMNDGISKEAAQAVSELIPSTEKLRVLHFHNNMTGDEGAVAISEVVKRSPLLENFRCSSTRVGEGGGIALSEALENCTLMEKLDLRDNMFGTEAGVSLSKTLSRFEHLAEVYLSYLNLEDEGAIAIANALKDSAAPIEVLEMAGNDITVEAASAIAACVAAKQDLNKLNLSENELKDEGCVQIAKSVEEEHLKLQYIDMSNNYIRRAGARALAQVVIKKEGFKLLNIDGNIISEEGIEEVKEILKKTPEVLGALDENDPDGEEEEDDEEDEEKEGEGNDELESKLKKLEVNEDD; encoded by the coding sequence ATGGCTGATACACTCGATTCCCGACCTCACACATTCTCCATCAAACTCTGGCCACCGAGTCTACCCACAAGGCAAGCTCTCATCGAGCGCATGACCAACAACCTCTCTTCCAAAACCATTTTCACCGACAAGTTTGGCAGCTTAACCAAAGACCAGGCCATGGAGAACGCCAAGAGGATCGAGGACGTTGCTTTCTCCACCGCTAACCTACAGTTCGAGAGGGAGCCTGACGGTGACGGCGGCTCAGCTGTGCAGCTCTACGCCAAAGAATGCAGTAAGATGATTTTAGAAGTCCTCAAGAAAGGCCCTGTTTGTAAGGCTGAACAAGTATCTTCTGCTTCTCCTTGTAAGGAAACTGTTTTCGATATTTCGAAAGACAAAAGAGCTTTTATTGAGGCCGAGGAGGCTGAGGAGCTTCTCAAACCGTTGAAGGAGCCTGGGAATGTTTACACTAAGATATGCTTTAGCAATAGGAGTTTCGGGTTAGGAGCTGCACGTGTCGCTGAGCCTATCTTGGCCTCTCTGAAAGACCAGCTTAAGGTTGTTGACTTGTCGGACTTCGTCGCTGGGAGACCCGAGGTTGAAGCTCTTGAGGTTATGAATATATTCTCTAGTGCCCTGGATGGTAGTGTTCTCTCGTCTCTCAACTTATCAGACAACGCGTTGGGTGAGAAGGGTGTTAGAGCGTTCGGGACGCTCTTGAAATCTCTGAGCTCTTTGGAGGAGCTTTATCTGATGAACGATGGTATCTCTAAAGAAGCTGCACAAGCTGTCTCCGAGTTGATTCCTTCAACGGAGAAGTTGAGGGTCTTGCATTTTCATAACAACATGACTGGAGATGAAGGAGCGGTTGCGATCTCAGAGGTTGTCAAGCGTTCTCCGCTGCTGGAGAATTTCAGATGTTCTTCAACAAGAGTTGGTGAAGGAGGAGGTATTGCTTTGTCCGAAGCACTTGAGAATTGTACTCTTATGGAGAAACTCGATCTGAGGGATAATATGTTTGGCACAGAAGCTGGAGTTTCTCTGAGCAAGACTCTTTCAAGGTTCGAACATTTGGCTGAGGTTTACTTGAGTTATCTAAACCTAGAGGACGAAGGTGCCATAGCCATAGCAAACGCTCTCAAGGACTCTGCTGCGCCCATTGAGGTTCTTGAGATGGCGGGAAATGACATAACGGTTGAAGCCGCTTCAGCTATTGCGGCCTGTGTGGCGGCGAAACAGGATCTGAACAAGTTGAATTTGTCTGAGAATGAGCTGAAAGATGAGGGGTGTGTCCAGATTGCAAAGAGTGTGGAAGAGGAGCATTTGAAACTGCAATACATTGACATGAGCAACAATTACATAAGAAGAGCTGGAGCACGGGCCTTGGCTCAGGTTGTTATCAAGAAAGAAGGTTTCAAGTTGCTGAACATCGACGGGAATATCATATCAGAGGAAGGCATTGAGGAAGTTAAAGAGATATTGAAGAAAACCCCGGAGGTACTTGGAGCATTGGACGAGAATGATCCTGATGGAGAAGAGGAAGAAGATGATGAGGAAGATGAAGAGAAGGAAGGTGAAGGGAATGATGAGTTGGAATCGAAGCTGAAGAAGCTTGAAGTTAATGAGGATGATTAA
- the LOC106318582 gene encoding ARM REPEAT PROTEIN INTERACTING WITH ABF2 isoform X2: MEQQQPERREGRSFPERKGQKRKLEEGAAAAAEDREISASTTTDGGGDAILNEIAAQVSVLNSAFSWQESDRAAAKRATQVLAELAKNEDLVNVIVDGGAVPALMTHLQAPPYIDGDLAQKPFEHEVEKGSAFALGLLAIKPEYQKLIVDKGALPHLVNLLKRSKDGSTSRAVNSVIRRAADAITNLAHENSSIKTRVRLEGGIPPLVDLLEFSDSKVQRAAAGALRTLAFKNDDNKNQIVDCSALPTLILMLGSEDAAIHYEAVGVIGNLVHSSPNIKKEVLSAGALQPVIGLLSSCCPESQREAALLLGQFASTDSDCKVHIVQRGAVRPLIEMLQSPDVQLKEMSAFALGRLAQDSHNQAGIAHSGGLGPLLKLLDSRNGSLQHNAAFALYGLADNEDNVSDFIRVGGIQKLQDGEFIVQATKDCVSKTLKRLEEKIHGRVLRHLLYLMRISEKSIQRRVALALAHLCSPEDQRTIFIDENGLELLLGLLGSTNTKQQLDGAAALYKLANKSMALSPVEAAPPSPTQRVYLGEQYVNSATLSDVTFLVEGRRFYAHRICLLASSDAFRAMFDGGYREKDARDIEIPNIKWEVFELMMRFIYTGSVDITIEISQDLLRAADQYLLEGLKRLCEYTIAQDITLENIGGMYDLSEAFHAMSLRQACILFILEHFDKLSTMHGQNQLVQRTIPEIREYFCRALTKSTTNLQGLRL; the protein is encoded by the exons ATGGAGCAACAACAACCGGAGAGGCGAGAAGGCCGAAGCTTCCCCGAGCGCAAGGGACAGAAGAGAAAGCTAGAGGAAGGAGCAGCCGCCGCCGCAGAGGATCGAGAGATCTCCGCCTCAACCACCACCGACGGCGGCGGCGATGCGATTCTCAACGAAATCGCTGCTCAAGTCTCCGTTCTAAACTCCGCCTTCTCATGGCAAGAATCCGATCGCGCTGCGGCGAAACGCGCCACTCAAGTCCTCGCCGAGCTCGCTAAAAACG AGGATTTAGTGAACGTGATTGTTGATGGAGGAGCTGTTCCAGCTCTTATGACGCATCTACAAGCGCCCCCGTACATCGACGGAGACTTGGCTCAGAAGCCGTTTGAACATGAGGTTGAGAAGGGGAGCGCCTTTGCTCTTGGTCTACTTGCAATTAAG CCAGAGTATCAGAAGCTGATAGTGGACAAAGGTGCTTTACCTCATCTCGTCAATCTGTTGAAGAGAAGCAAAGATGGTTCTACTTCCCGTGCTGTAAATAGTGTTATCAGACGAGCGGCTGATGCCATCACCAATCTTGCTCATGAGAACAGCAGCATCAAGACTCGTGTTAG GCTCGAAGGCGGTATTCCACCTCTCGTTGATTTGCTTGAGTTTTCTGATTCAAAGGTTCAGCGAGCAGCAGCAGGGGCGTTGAGAACCCTTGCGTTTAAAAACGATGATAACAAGAACCAG ATTGTCGATTGCAGTGCTCTTCCCACGCTCATTCTAATGTTAGGATCAGAGGATGCTGCTATACATTATGAAGCG GTTGGAGTTATCGGCAATCTAGTACATTCTTCTCCAAACATTAAAAAAGAGGTTCTTTCTGCTGGGGCGTTGCAACCTGTCATTGGTCTTCTCAG TTCATGTTGCCCTGAGAGTCAAAGAGAGGCGGCTTTATTACTTGGACAGTTTGCGTCGACTGATTCCGATTGTAAG GTGCACATTGTGCAAAGGGGTGCTGTCCGTCCTTTGATTGAGATGCTTCAGTCACCTGACGTGCAGTTGAAAGAAATGTCGGCCTTTGCACTGGGTAGATTGGCGCAG GATTCTCACAATCAAGCTGGTATTGCCCATAGTGGTGGTTTAGGACCTTTGTTGAAGCTTCTTGATTCAAGAAATGGATCCCTGCAACACAACGCGGCATTTGCTCTCTATGGCCTTGCCGATAATGAG GATAATGTATCAGATTTTATCAGGGTGGGAGGTATCCAGAAGCTACAGGATGGAGAGTTTATAGTTCAG GCAACTAAAGATTGTGTCTCCAAAACACTGAAGAGATTGGAGGAGAAGATTCATGGAAGA GTTCTTAGACATCTGTTGTACCTAATGCGCATTTCTGAAAAGTCTATCCAAAGACGGGTTGCTCTCGCTCTTGCTCATCTCTGTTCACCAGAAGATCAGAGAACCATATTCATAGATGAAAATG GGTTGGAGTTGCTACTTGGTCTTCTTGGTTCTACGAACACTAAACAGCAACTTGATGGCGCTGCAGCATTGTACAAATTAGCAAATAAATCTATGGCACTTTCTCCAGTTGAAGCTGCTCCCCCTTCTCCAACACAAAGG GTTTATCTCGGAGAGCAGTATGTAAATAGTGCCACGCTGTCTGATGTAACTTTTCTAGTCGAAG GAAGGAGATTCTATGCACACAGAATTTGTCTCCTGGCATCTTCAGATGCATTTCGCGCAATGTTTGATGGTGGTTACAGA GAAAAGGACGCTAGAGATATTGAGATTCCTAATATCAAGTGGGAGGTTTTTGAGTTAATGATGAG GTTTATATACACTGGATCCGTCGACATAACAATTGAGATATCACAAGATCTTCTAAGAGCAGCGGATCAGTATCTATTGGAGGGGCTAAAGCGGCTCTGTGAATACACAATTGCTCAG GATATAACGTTGGAAAACATAGGAGGCATGTACGATCTCTCAGAAGCATTCCACGCAATGTCGCTGAGGCAAGCTTGTATCCTGTTCATCCTGGAGCATTTCGATAAACTGAGCACAATGCATGG GCAAAACCAGCTGGTACAGCGAACAATACCAGAGATAAGAGAGTACTTTTGTAGAGCTCTAACAAAGTCTACTACAAACCTGCAAGGCCTGAGGCTGTAA
- the LOC106318582 gene encoding ARM REPEAT PROTEIN INTERACTING WITH ABF2 isoform X1 — MEQQQPERREGRSFPERKGQKRKLEEGAAAAAEDREISASTTTDGGGDAILNEIAAQVSVLNSAFSWQESDRAAAKRATQVLAELAKNAEDLVNVIVDGGAVPALMTHLQAPPYIDGDLAQKPFEHEVEKGSAFALGLLAIKPEYQKLIVDKGALPHLVNLLKRSKDGSTSRAVNSVIRRAADAITNLAHENSSIKTRVRLEGGIPPLVDLLEFSDSKVQRAAAGALRTLAFKNDDNKNQIVDCSALPTLILMLGSEDAAIHYEAVGVIGNLVHSSPNIKKEVLSAGALQPVIGLLSSCCPESQREAALLLGQFASTDSDCKVHIVQRGAVRPLIEMLQSPDVQLKEMSAFALGRLAQDSHNQAGIAHSGGLGPLLKLLDSRNGSLQHNAAFALYGLADNEDNVSDFIRVGGIQKLQDGEFIVQATKDCVSKTLKRLEEKIHGRVLRHLLYLMRISEKSIQRRVALALAHLCSPEDQRTIFIDENGLELLLGLLGSTNTKQQLDGAAALYKLANKSMALSPVEAAPPSPTQRVYLGEQYVNSATLSDVTFLVEGRRFYAHRICLLASSDAFRAMFDGGYREKDARDIEIPNIKWEVFELMMRFIYTGSVDITIEISQDLLRAADQYLLEGLKRLCEYTIAQDITLENIGGMYDLSEAFHAMSLRQACILFILEHFDKLSTMHGQNQLVQRTIPEIREYFCRALTKSTTNLQGLRL; from the exons ATGGAGCAACAACAACCGGAGAGGCGAGAAGGCCGAAGCTTCCCCGAGCGCAAGGGACAGAAGAGAAAGCTAGAGGAAGGAGCAGCCGCCGCCGCAGAGGATCGAGAGATCTCCGCCTCAACCACCACCGACGGCGGCGGCGATGCGATTCTCAACGAAATCGCTGCTCAAGTCTCCGTTCTAAACTCCGCCTTCTCATGGCAAGAATCCGATCGCGCTGCGGCGAAACGCGCCACTCAAGTCCTCGCCGAGCTCGCTAAAAACG CAGAGGATTTAGTGAACGTGATTGTTGATGGAGGAGCTGTTCCAGCTCTTATGACGCATCTACAAGCGCCCCCGTACATCGACGGAGACTTGGCTCAGAAGCCGTTTGAACATGAGGTTGAGAAGGGGAGCGCCTTTGCTCTTGGTCTACTTGCAATTAAG CCAGAGTATCAGAAGCTGATAGTGGACAAAGGTGCTTTACCTCATCTCGTCAATCTGTTGAAGAGAAGCAAAGATGGTTCTACTTCCCGTGCTGTAAATAGTGTTATCAGACGAGCGGCTGATGCCATCACCAATCTTGCTCATGAGAACAGCAGCATCAAGACTCGTGTTAG GCTCGAAGGCGGTATTCCACCTCTCGTTGATTTGCTTGAGTTTTCTGATTCAAAGGTTCAGCGAGCAGCAGCAGGGGCGTTGAGAACCCTTGCGTTTAAAAACGATGATAACAAGAACCAG ATTGTCGATTGCAGTGCTCTTCCCACGCTCATTCTAATGTTAGGATCAGAGGATGCTGCTATACATTATGAAGCG GTTGGAGTTATCGGCAATCTAGTACATTCTTCTCCAAACATTAAAAAAGAGGTTCTTTCTGCTGGGGCGTTGCAACCTGTCATTGGTCTTCTCAG TTCATGTTGCCCTGAGAGTCAAAGAGAGGCGGCTTTATTACTTGGACAGTTTGCGTCGACTGATTCCGATTGTAAG GTGCACATTGTGCAAAGGGGTGCTGTCCGTCCTTTGATTGAGATGCTTCAGTCACCTGACGTGCAGTTGAAAGAAATGTCGGCCTTTGCACTGGGTAGATTGGCGCAG GATTCTCACAATCAAGCTGGTATTGCCCATAGTGGTGGTTTAGGACCTTTGTTGAAGCTTCTTGATTCAAGAAATGGATCCCTGCAACACAACGCGGCATTTGCTCTCTATGGCCTTGCCGATAATGAG GATAATGTATCAGATTTTATCAGGGTGGGAGGTATCCAGAAGCTACAGGATGGAGAGTTTATAGTTCAG GCAACTAAAGATTGTGTCTCCAAAACACTGAAGAGATTGGAGGAGAAGATTCATGGAAGA GTTCTTAGACATCTGTTGTACCTAATGCGCATTTCTGAAAAGTCTATCCAAAGACGGGTTGCTCTCGCTCTTGCTCATCTCTGTTCACCAGAAGATCAGAGAACCATATTCATAGATGAAAATG GGTTGGAGTTGCTACTTGGTCTTCTTGGTTCTACGAACACTAAACAGCAACTTGATGGCGCTGCAGCATTGTACAAATTAGCAAATAAATCTATGGCACTTTCTCCAGTTGAAGCTGCTCCCCCTTCTCCAACACAAAGG GTTTATCTCGGAGAGCAGTATGTAAATAGTGCCACGCTGTCTGATGTAACTTTTCTAGTCGAAG GAAGGAGATTCTATGCACACAGAATTTGTCTCCTGGCATCTTCAGATGCATTTCGCGCAATGTTTGATGGTGGTTACAGA GAAAAGGACGCTAGAGATATTGAGATTCCTAATATCAAGTGGGAGGTTTTTGAGTTAATGATGAG GTTTATATACACTGGATCCGTCGACATAACAATTGAGATATCACAAGATCTTCTAAGAGCAGCGGATCAGTATCTATTGGAGGGGCTAAAGCGGCTCTGTGAATACACAATTGCTCAG GATATAACGTTGGAAAACATAGGAGGCATGTACGATCTCTCAGAAGCATTCCACGCAATGTCGCTGAGGCAAGCTTGTATCCTGTTCATCCTGGAGCATTTCGATAAACTGAGCACAATGCATGG GCAAAACCAGCTGGTACAGCGAACAATACCAGAGATAAGAGAGTACTTTTGTAGAGCTCTAACAAAGTCTACTACAAACCTGCAAGGCCTGAGGCTGTAA
- the LOC106318583 gene encoding uncharacterized protein LOC106318583, which translates to MVVAETAEATMVFTTEGPRISFSADLSSSDSEGDYICINPENLLRGKEEQVKAGDFEFLSNTQTMLTAADELFSEGKLLPFWQAKHSEKLQNVTLKTKVVDVDEVEVVEEEEEEEEDRRVKKEETVHNSTKEQENNNRGSWFLDDDPSPRPPNCTVLWKELLRLKKQRNTKTTNTTTKASSTKASSLSPSSSSSSTSSSSSSIGDAVKEESEKKGKKGLERTRSVTMRIRPMIHVPVCTPTKPPLFPLRLHKNRVEKRT; encoded by the coding sequence ATGGTAGTAGCGGAAACGGCGGAGGCTACGATGGTTTTCACGACGGAAGGACCTCGCATTTCCTTCTCCGCCGATCTGTCATCATCAGACAGCGAGGGAGACTACATCTGCATCAACCCTGAGAATCTCCTAAGGGGAAAAGAAGAACAAGTGAAAGCTGGAGACTTTGAGTTTCTGTCGAACACACAAACGATGCTCACCGCCGCAGACGAGCTGTTCTCCGAAGGAAAGCTGCTTCCTTTCTGGCAAGCCAAACACTCGGAGAAGCTTCAAAACGTTACCTTGAAAACAAAAGTCGTCGACGTAGACGAAGTAGAAGTAGTAGAAGAAGAAGAAGAAGAAGAAGAAGATCGTAGAGTTAAGAAAGAGGAGACTGTTCACAACAGCACCAAGGAGCAGGAGAATAATAACAGAGGAAGCTGGTTTCTTGACGACGACCCTTCTCCTCGTCCACCGAACTGCACTGTTCTGTGGAAAGAGCTTTTGCGGTTGAAGAAACAGAGGAACACCAAGACGACGAATACGACTACAAAGGCTTCGTCAACGAAGGCATCGTCTCTCTCTCCGTCTTCATCTTCGAGCTCGACTTCGTCTTCTTCGAGTTCTATTGGAGATGCGGTGAAGGAGGAGAGCGAGAAGAAAGGTAAGAAAGGGTTAGAGAGGACGAGATCCGTGACTATGAGGATAAGACCGATGATTCATGTTCCTGTTTGTACTCCCACTAAGCCTCCTCTGTTTCCTCTAAGGCTACACAAAAACAGAGTAGAGAAACGAACTTGA
- the LOC106316756 gene encoding uncharacterized protein LOC106316756, which produces MSSRMRSPYLKPPLPKSPIRLRSRQVLLSNSSSSTLQTPPGMTKPGRRLSHGDVEAKLSVESEDVKTRAEASNLENLAADSAPLVFERGRFYEEYSARRNERLKRKNGGEESVVKGTPYNLGVEPITTKRRVTAKKKTTVETTKPRYSLRSMSMSMTKENKKPPPPLPINVAVTSSKKKSVTTTMRGRRI; this is translated from the exons ATGTCGTCGAGGATGAGATCACCTTACCTGAAACCACCGCTTCCTAAATCTCCGATCCGTCTCCGATCACGCCAGGTCCTCCTCTCCAACTCTTCTTCTTCGACACTGCAAACACCACCAG GCATGACGAAGCCGGGACGAAGGTTAAGCCATGGAGATGTGGAAGCTAAGCTCTCGGTCGAGTCAGAGGATGTGAAAACCAGAGCTGAGGCGTCGAATCTGGAGAATTTGGCTGCAGATTCGGCTCCGTTGGTGTTCGAGAGAGGGAGGTTCTACGAAGAGTATTCGGCGAGGAGGAACGAGCGATTGAAGAGGAAGAACGGAGGAGAAGAATCTGTAGTCAAAGGAACTCCTTATAATCTCGGAGTCGAGCCTATAACCACCAAGAGAAGAGTAACCGCCAAGAAGAAGACCACTGTTGAGACAACAAAGCCGAGGTATTCTCTGAGGAGCATGAGCATGAGCATGACCAAGGAGAACAAGAAGCCTCCTCCTCCTCTTCCTATTAATGTTGCTGTAACTAGTTCCAAGAAGAAAAGTGTTACCACTACTATGAGGGGTAGAAGAATCTGA